A genome region from Choloepus didactylus isolate mChoDid1 chromosome 12, mChoDid1.pri, whole genome shotgun sequence includes the following:
- the LOC119506679 gene encoding rRNA-processing protein FCF1 homolog — protein MGKQKKTRKYATMKRMLSLRDQRLKEKDRLKPKKKEKKDPSALKERELPQHPSCLFFQYNTQLGPPYHILVDTNFINFSIKAKLDLVQSMMDCLYAKCIPCITDCVMAEIEKLGQKYRVALRIAKDPRFERLPCTHKGTYADDCLVQRVTQHKCYIVATVDRDLKRRIRKIPGVPIMYISNHRYNIERMPDDYGAPRF, from the coding sequence ATggggaagcaaaagaaaacaaggaagtatGCGACCATGAAGAGAATGCTTAGTCTCAGAGACCAGAGGCTTAAAGAAAAGGATAGattaaagcctaaaaagaaagaaaagaaagatcccAGCGCACTCAAGGAAAGAGAATTGCCTCAACATCCTTCCTGCTTATTTTTCCAATATAATACACAGCTGGGCCCACCTTACCACATCCTGGTAGATACCAACTTTATCAACTTTTCCATTAAAGCCAAACTGGATTTAGTGCAGTCAATGATGGACTGTTTGTATGCCAAGTGTATCCCTTGTATAACTGACTGTGTGATGGCTGAAATTGAGAAATTGGGACAGAAGTATCGAGTGGCTCTAAGGATCGCCAAGGATCCAAGATTTGAACGATTACCATGCACACACAAAGGAACCTATGCAGATGACTGTTTGGTACAGAGAGTAACTCAGCATAAGTGTTATATTGTGGCCACGGTTGACCGGGACCTTAAGAGAAGAATTCGAAAGATCCCTGGAGTTCCTATCATGTACATTTCTAACCATAGGTACAACATTGAACGGATGCCAGATGATTATGGAGCCCCTCGGTTCTAG